The genomic interval tgaaccctacacacagtattatgccccataatggcccctacacacagcattatgtccctatagtggacacccatgtacaattattataccctggggtcttttcaaaccccagagtataataatcggagacccaagggaggatGCAAACACAAAAACACTGCTATTTACCTCTCCCTGGTTTTAATGCGGtctctgctgatgtcggccatcttcaatgacgtgcatgtcatgtgacccagggacgtcactcaagtaggcctgaagcctgcccggagaagtaaataacacaattttttatgttcccagcaccagcaaatctggggattatcccacaaatcgtacggcagaaacccctctccaggctaaagggtttgcaatagaaaaatcaatccggtctgtcagcaacttgtatggatggaaaatatccttttattggaaaaagtagTACagcacgtatcggtccacactgggacctttctcaagtgcaaagagaaaggtcccagtgtggaccgatacgtggtgtactgctttttccaataaaaggacattttccatccatacaagttgctgacagaccggattattttatatatatatatatatatatatatatatatacacacacacacacacctgtatatctaCCTACATACATACATTTGTTTGTTTGCATATTAAATGCAGACAAGATGAATGGAAACTGACGGGATGAAATGAGTGTGGCTACAGAGTATTGACTGATGTTTTTGAACAAACCTTTTCAGGTCACGTGATGGTGAATGGACCAACTACACCCATTCCCGTTAAAGCCAAGCCATCCACTATAGATCCTGCTGTGCCACCCATACCAATGAGTGAGTAATCTGAACTCGAGTTCATTTTTCTAACCTTATAAGATTAATATGCAATGTGATATACTACTGGGTCAGTAGACTGGAACTGTGATTCAATCAAGGAAATTAGCCATAGATATTTCTTTGGCTACCGCTGTGTTCTCTGTGAATAATGCTTTAAAAGCTCCACAGTAAACCTTGCGTTAAAATTAAATTGGTGGATAACAGTTCATGTACAGTCTGCCAGTAAAATTGGGGGAGGCGTAAGATCCGTGTTGATATTTCATGAATATGAGATCATTTGGATGATGATTGTTGTTTTACGTCCCAGAAAAAGAAATCTGCCTGGCACCATAGACCTGCTGAGAAGAGCCGATGTTATATGTTGTGGGATTGTGTCTATTTAGCTGTAATGCTTCTTCTCTTTTTATATGAAAGGTGAACCACCTCCTGGGTTTAGAGATGTCCTCCTCCGTGAGGGTCCAGAGGGTTTTGCAAAGGCCATCCGCAAACATCGTGGACTTCTACTTATGGACACGACATATCGAGATGCCCACCAGTCTCTACTGGCTACACGTGTCCGTACTCATGACCTTAAAAAAATCTCTCCATTTGTTTCGCACAATTTTAACAATCTGTTCAGTTTGGAAAATTGGGGAGGTAAGGTCCCATATACGGCATGTCTTCCTTCAAGCCTAGAAATAAGTATTCTGTGATAACTGAGAATTCCAAGTTAATCGTCCATGCTCCTACTGGATAGGCCTAAGAAGGGTAGCCGCCCTGCTGCCGCCACTTTACTACTTACCAGATAGTGCCATGTGTTGGACTTTGTGcctgttattgcagctcagccccattcattaggACATAGTATGAAAACTTCACCAAAGAATCTTAATGTTGCTTAGAGCTGGGAAATGATTTGGTGTTTGTCTGGTTACAGGTGCGACTTTTGACGTTGCCATGCGGTTTCTCTATGAATGCCCATGGAGGAGATTGCAGGAATTAAGGGAGCTCATTCCTAACATCCCCTTCCAGATGCTTCTCAGAGGTGCAAATGCTGTGGGGTACACCAACTACCCTGATAATGCCGTTTTCAAGTAAGTTTCCTGGCTAAACACTACGTACATGACAACATGGttgctttttgtttctttttagctATGCAAGGTAGTCATCAAAGTACATTGAAAATATGTAATTGCTGATGCTGTCATCCACGTCTAGGTCTAGTTTCTGCAAAATATTGCAGAGCTATTAGTAAAATGAACTTTCCTGGAAGGTACTTgtaaggcccgttcacacggggcacggatggcggattttggtcctgattctgacgtgggaagccatgtcagaatatggccaaaatccacctgccacgactgtcgcggcttccctctccggagtaggcccaaatgaacgggcctagtccggagcgtgccCCCGCAAGGCGGACGTCGCAGCCCAATGAGccgcgaaatccgcctgaagaaaggttagctcgcttcttttttccgtgagtggcaacatgcagctcatggaaaaaagtaagctagccaCCATTGTgatggggcggattatgatgtggatttagccaaaatccaccccctcttgccccgtgtgaacgaggcctaaagcTGCAACAATTGGGGAAGGTAATGGGGCATGTGACGTGGCTTTGAGAGAGAAGAAATATGGGTGGTATATGAGAGGGGCGGTCTATAGGGAGCTGATAATGTAAAAGGAGAGGTGGAAATGGGGGGAATTTCGACAGAAGATTTATGGCACCGGATAATGAATCCGGTCACATGGCTTCTCTCAACAGTATCTGAAGGCAGCAGAGAGAAactttctgtatatacagcaaccCATCCTAGCAAAAACGGGTCACACTGTTGTCCTGTGACTTTTTGAAGAAATAAAAACCATTACTATTAAAGGATGGTTTTTCCGACAATATAATCCCTGGAGTGTCTTTAGGTCCAACGTTTTTCCATCATTATTGGTTTAATTCTTCTCCAATTTTCTGTACTCAGATTTTGTGAAGTGGCAAAAGAGAATGGAATGGATATCTTCAGGGTGTTTGACTCTCTGAATTATCTCCCCAATATGATTTTGGGCATGGAAGCAGCAGGTCAAGCTGGTGGCGTTGTAGAAGCTGCCATCTCGTATACTGGTGACGTGGCTGATCCAACTCGCACCAAATACACATTGGATTATTATGTAAACCTGGCTGAAGAACTTGTCAAAGCTGGAACACACATCTTGTGCATTAAGGTATGACATATCTGAAATGCGAGCGTTTTATATTGTAACATCTTAGTTTAGTGTTCATTTCCTATCCACAGTCTACGGCATATAAGTACAGTTGTGACCGTGGTATACTTGTGTCTGCATTCATGTAGTCCGAAAGGAAAATAGTCTGTGAGCAATTTCTGAGATTGCTCAGTCTTGCATATAGTAAATTTTTCTCCCAAGTGTAAATTCTTATTTTTAGAGAGGAGGGGAAAACATCATTTATGTCAAAATCTTCTTACTctttcaggctatgttcacacattggactaaaatgtttatttttcgCAGCAGAAATCCAAAGTTAATGCACAGTTGTAGTTTAGCACAAGCATTAACCCATTATTATTCAGTAGGGTTGACTGTGTGCAATCAAAGCGAAggaagtacagatgtagcaaagtttaacttgactttttgcTATGTGTGTGGCTGACTACTTATATCTGCAGGGAGGTAAAAATCTGAATTTGTGAATAGGATTGTAGAAACTTCATTTACATTTATAGGAGGAAGAGCTCAGACTGAGTCTTAAGTTCGCACTaacttgtgtgaacataccctaagaccaTCATGATGTTGTAATGAGTGTTTTCTGTTGTTTAGGACATGGCCGGATTGTTGAAACCACAAGCTTCAGATATGCTAATTCGCGCTCTCCGAGACAAATTTCCAGACATCCCTATTCATGTACATACCCATGACACTGCCGGTGCCGGGGTGGCCTCTATGCTGGCATGTGCAAACGCTGGAGCGGACATTGTAGATGTTGCAGTTGACTCAATGTCTGGGATGACCTCTCAGCCTAGTATGGGGGCTCTGGTGGCATGTACAAAGGGCACAGACTTGGACACaggtaatatatattattattatatattattattattcttttttttttttttcttataaaagcACATTTGAGATGTCTCTATACTCATTCGCTATTAAATACATACTTTGATATGCCAGAcaccaaatatattatatactagtcttGTATCTGCAACTGTTCCCCATGATCGCGTGATATTTATTGACCTGTACTATAATATGTATGGTATATATaacgttttaaaggggctctatcagcagatttacggGCTACGAGCTAAAGAtatggctattcaggtgctgctattagtttgtaaaaagaccccccccccccctcattttttaaaattattttggtaatatatatgtaaattagctggatcgtgcacggtgggtaTGTCGTGCATCCCTTAGTGTCATAGCTTCTGCACACCTACCGCTCCTgctagacccccccctcccctgcttaTTCATGTTGGTTTCTATTAAAAGCTATTGAAAGCACGCACGTGCGCAGTAGCATTCCCTTCGATGCGCAGGGAGGGAGCGACACTGCACACGTGCTTTCAATAGCTTTTAATAGAAACCgatgtgaataagcaggaggagggggggcttgCAGGAGCGGTGGGCGTGCAGAAGCTATGACACTAAGCGGTGCACGACACACCCACTGTGCATGATTCAGTTAAGGGTATGgtggcactcgtccacattagggagagtgtttgcctacataggcagtacggagacttacaagtcattcctgcgccgctagggattatgggtaaaaaatatgcaaatctattctcctggatggaattaggagaacagagtgcactctgtacaccaccctatagagggcagcatccttaacatcatgaacgactcagttataaagtcttttaatcataatgtggatttaattgctaaatcagtatttctgtcccaaaaggaacagattcccagctatggacagcgctgtttcggcctattgggccatcctcagcatagtgtagggatactgatttagcagagtgagagactatagaccagggtatgggggcactcgtccacattagggagagtgtttgcctacataggcagtacggagacttacaagacttaaatcctagcggagcaggaatgacttgctccgtactgcctatgtaggcaaacactctccctaatgtggacgagtgcccccataccctggtctatagtctctcactctgctaaatcagtatccctacactatgctgaggaggcccaataggccgaaacagcgctgtccatagctgggaatctgttccttttgggacagaaatactgatttagcaattaaatccacattatgattaaaagactttataactgagtcatgcatgatgttaaggatgctgccctctatagggtggtgtacagagtgcactctgttctcctaattccatccaggagaatagatttgcatattttttacccatgatTCAGTTAActtacatatcgattaccaaggtaattaaaaaaattggggggggggggggtctttttacaaactaataacagcacctgaatagcctttttaaaggcatatctttagctcataacccgtaaatctgctgatagagcccctttaacccttacTCGCTGTATATGGTCACTCTTTCTGTAGACCCTTTCTAGCTGCCAACATATAACCTCTTCAGGTCTGCATTTCTAGTAGCTAAATCTGCACAAAACCTTCACTTATGAGCAATGATATTTGAGCAATAATATAACAGTTCTCAAGACCTAAGTGCAGTCCTGTCATTCCCCCTTTATAAAATAATCCCAATCTTCTATTTAGTCTTAATATCGTTTTTTCAGTCTTCATTATTTTGGCCTAATTCTTTCTCTCCCTTATATGATGAACGCTGCAGGATCTGCTTAAAGTCCCCGTCCTTGTTATGTAGATGGGCAGCGCAGATTTCCATAACATGGTAGAGCAGGTTGATGTTACTGCTCCCGTAAATGGAGTCACTTCTGGTCCTTACAGCGTTCTCCTTTACTTATGTAGCGAGATTCCCTTTCACAGTGGCTGTGTATTAATGTCCCCCCTGTGCTCTTCCTGGCAATCACTTTGGCAAGCTGTCTGGGCTTTAAAAGCAACAAATTGCTAGTGTTACATGTACCCAGGGAGTGCGGCCTCTTAAGCAGTGATTAGCAGCTGGCATTTTACCCTGTTTAAAAAGTCTGGCACTGGTAATTTGGGCAGCTTGTTGTGCGTTTACGTCGCAACTAACCCCTTTTGTGCCACCTGCAAGTTAGGAGTATAGGTTTAATATTGTGATTTATGCTGAAGCAGGAGTCCTCCGTGAgcaatacggtatatatgtataatattggATTATATGATCATCTACAGCTGCGTTTGCTCATAGCTCGCTATTGAGAATGGAGACGCACATTGTAGTAGCTGCCAGCAGCTAAACACCACTTGCACATATGGTGGGGGCAGGTTCTTTTTATTGTTAGCTGGTGGTGACACATTTTTGCCAGAAACCCCACACTTGGTTGTGGCTGACAGTCCTCCATGTCTGACACTATATACGGAGAGCAGAGCACGGACAGGTCTGCACCGAATCtaagcaaatgataaaaatggctGGATTATTAGATACAAGTTATTCTCAACCTTTCCATACTATAGATCTTACTGCTTCTCTAGAACTTCCTTGCCATGGTGACAGCTTCACTTCAAGGATTTTATATTAAACCTTGTCGGTTCTCCCTTCCCGTAGGAATCGAGCTGGAGAAGGTCTTTGACTACAGCGAGTATTGGGAAGTCGCGAGAGGTCTCTATGCTGCCTTTGACTGTACAGCAACCATGAAATCTGGAAACGCGGATGTCTATGAGAATGAGATCCCCGGAGGCCAATACACCAACCTTCATTTCCAGGCTCACAGCATGGGGCTGGGGAACAAGTTTAAGGAAGTGAAGAAGGCCTATGCCGAAGCCAACAAACTTCTTGGAGATGTTAtcaaggtaataacatgtcaagCTATGTCTCATGTATGGGGGCTCTGGTGGCCAATAAATGACTATTAAAACTACAGTAAAGGCTATTATAATGGAAGAGGAagattttatatgttttatatggAGCAGCTTGACAAACAGTGATGTAACGTCGTTGCAAGGTTTATTCGTACGCGAGAAGATTGTTTTTTCTAGTACTCTCTTGCTAAATAACACTGACCTACTTCTAGAGGTAATCTAATAATACCTTTTCTTCAcgtctattatatacagtattttagttCATTAATAATGAAGCCTCAGATTGGGAATTGTGTATGACACGGCAGCGCTAATCCAGACTGAGCACAACAGCTGAATTTTTCTAGACAGACTGGTTTCTAGGATACACTACACGCGCTTCACACCCAGTTTATCTCAGATTTCTCATTTCATCTCATGGTGCCTAAATAGGGAGCATCTGGGTACAGAAAGAAGACTTGTTATAGACAATGTTACATAAATCAATGAGATGGGCACATAGTAGAAGCAGTGTGATATATGATAGCAGCAGAAAggccttcctcttctcctctgatCATTAACTCTGACATCTCTGCCAAATCTGTCTTGGTCTGTTAAGACGGACTGCAGTTTTTGAAGCATCAAATTAAAGTTCTccacagaagtctatagagaggggatgGAGAAGTTGCAGAGGAAGAGAAACAGAGGCTTGCTGCTGAAGCTAATAATAAGTTTTATAggtcaccccaagtgctttatattcacttaagggctcgttcacacggtgtaacgtcccacgAGATTTgggacgtgtacgccgcgtgaccctttgcgtgccgtacacgctcccattgagttcaatgggagcgtatgcgccgcgctagtttgcggccgtgaataaatgcacggccgcaaactagcgtggcgcatacgctccccgctcccattgaactcaatgggagcgtgtacggcacgcaaagggtcacacggcgtacacgtgccaaatctcgcgggacgttacaccgtgtgaacgagccctaagtaatGGTCAGCACTTCTCTATAATTATCCATATAGTGAGTGAATGAGAACTATTTAAGGAGCAAATTCTGTTTATGCTTGGTTTGTGGGATACAACACAACAGCTAGTTTTTGTTGGCTCCAGTGCTTCATGCATTCATGGCCGCTGCTtcattctatgggactgatggtaCAATGCTATCCTTCAGTTCTATAGAGGTAAATGGTGGTGgtcaattatatacagtatgctactgCTCTATTCACACAGGGGACTTGGCGATGATTGGTaagtgttagagatgagcgatcagccgatccgaacagcacgcacccatagaaatgaatggaagcacctggcacgctgactttgccagcggccggccggtgtcacaggtgcttccattcatttctaagggtgcgtgctgttcggatcggccgatcgctcatctctagtaagggtaACAGTAGTGGGATACTCAGTGACCCGTTTACTTTTTGCAGTCCAGaaatttttaaactgaaatctTGAAATATTCAGAATAAAGAAGGAGAATATGACAATTAGAAATGTATTGCAGCCATAATGTAAAGCTTTGTTAGATGTGTGATCCACAGCTGCAGGTCACGGTCTCCTCCCGTCAGAAGGTAGCCATTGTCTGATAGACCAGCCGTGTTTGTTTCGCCGCACAGTTCCGTCTTAGATCTGCGTACAAGCCTTGTAACCTGTTTTGATCATTGAGGATTAGCAGTCTATAGTGTAAAATGAAGCTCCGTCACTTTTCCTTGATTATTAATAGATTATAAACTTTTGTGCAGTGTCTGCTGTGAGACATCCATGGCCCAGCAGGAGGACGGAGCACTGTGCTAGTTTTCTTTAATTGGGGTCTTCCCACCTTTCGGTGCCACATAGAAGCCTTTTTAAAGCCATATGCACATGGAATATTGAGGTGGTAATGAATCTATCAGACTTCTTTAAGTCCCACATTATAATTCATTTTAATTAAGGCTCAGGACAGGTTCCGATCTAGAATTAATTGGCTGCGGTCTCTAATAGCTTGGGAAGGAGCAATGATAGATGAGCAAAAAAGACTCGATGTTAACACCCATGTAGATTGAGACCCAAGATAATGAAATCGCCGCTGTAATAATTTACCATCTTGATAAACCACACCAACCTCCCCGGGAGAGCAAACATTATCCTTTCAGGACTTCTGCAGTATTTTAAGAAGAATCTTTCATAGGAGAAGGTCTCTACATTATATCTCTTCATTAGGACGGtaggaccttaaagggattgtcttgggACATAAATATTTAGGTCTAATTAATGCTAAGTGAGGTGACCTCTAATTACAGAGAAAATATATTTATCCTCTTCTTATCCCGCAATAGTCTCCCAGACACTTACTGGTTTAGGGGCATGACTGCCTCCTGGTCCTTTAATACTAGAGCAGGTCCTTTCTCATCCGACATAAGTCTTCTCCACCATGTGACAATGCAGCGCTGGTGGGTACAGTAACCGTCAGTAGATCTACAGCTATTGGTAACAAGCATTCAGACAAATACACCAATTGGTGTGGAACATTGCTGACCCTGTAAACCTTTCTGGGGGCTCTGTGTCATTTGTAGATCTTCACCAGTATGGGACCATTTTGGTCTTATGGGCTAGTGACTAAACATTGTTGAATGGAAGGAATTGTATTGTATGTTGTATTGTATGTTAATACAATACAATTCCTTCCATTCAACAACGTTTAGTCACTAGCCCATAAGACCAAAATGGTCCCATACTGTAAACAAACAATGACTATTTTACTTTGCTAGGAAATAGTCTACTAGTGGCACGGTTCTCTCAAACATAGGCGGTACTACAAAAGCATTAAACCTGgtcttaggggcaacacggtggctcagtggttagcactgcagccttgcagcgctggagtcctgggttcaaatcctgccaggaacaacatctgcaaggagtttgtatgttctccctgtgtttgcctggatttcctccccttctacaaaagacatactgataggaaaaaaaaaaaagtacattgtgatccctatatgggtctcacaatctacattaaaaaaataaaaaaaagtctggtCTTGACCAGGAGTGGTcgtcttaagtagagatgagcgaacactattcgcaacagccatttcgaatagcacgctcccattctATGGgatcgtgctattcgaaacggctgtttcgaatagtttaAGTAGATGGTGTTTTGGAAGGGTTTCACAGTAGTTCCGTTTGGTAAGCCAAACCTTTGCTTGCTGACATGAGGACAAtttgcagagctgagtgttcttaaaaaaataaataagtaatctCTTCTCTCCGTTGTACACTAGGTAACACCTTCCTCCAAGATTGTGGGAGACTTGGCGCAGTTTATGGTGCACAATGGCTTGTCTCGTGAAGAGGTGGAAACAATGGCAGATGAACTCTCCTTCCCCCTCTCTGTGGTGGAGTACCTACAAGGATATGTTGGAATTCCATATGGCGGTTTCCCAGAACCATTACGCACAAGGGTAACTACACCGTTAATGAATATTAATGACTTTCTAACCTATCAGAGTTGTTCAGCCCTTCACCATTGTCTCCATTCTAGATGCAAAGTGTCTGTTTGCAAAGTATTAGTTATATATGTAGTTTTATGAACACAATACACTTTTTATGAACACGTTGTGATAAATCAGAAGCAGGATATGTGACTAtagattattattagtattatatggaTCATTTCTATTACATCCTTCAGCAGGCCTTGGCCATGTAGGCATTGGTTTGTCATAGTTATATTAGTTGCAATATGAAATAacatttttactgtatatacaaatagaTTTCCAAATTGGATATTTCGCCTCAGTCCGTGTGACCGAGACCCATTTAGGTCAGTTTGATAACGGCATTTTTCTCAGAACTTCTCAGATCAATTCCTTATCTCAACAAACAGGTTTTGAAAGACTTGCCACGCATTGAAGGTAGACCTGGGGCCACATTGCCAGCCATGGATTTTACTAAGCTGGAGGAAGGGCTAAGGAGCAAATACGATGATATCACTCCGGAGGATGTTATGTCTGCTGCTATGTATCCCAAAGTATTTGAGGAGTACAAGGACTTTAGCACTCAGTTTGGTCCTGTGGAATGTCTCAATACTCGCCTCTTCTTGGAGGGACCTAATATTGCCGAGGAATTCGAGGTATGTTGaatattttgaaaaataaaaactattcTTTGCTTTACACTTACAATCTATGTACTGTGAGTTGTAGTGCCTGTTTGTAGAATGGCTTATGCAGTGTATGGACATATACTTACATTTTGCTGTCGGAGTGGGGGGAGGTCAGTTCACTGCAGCTGCAGAAGGTCCAGATTTTATgaccattattagagatgagcgagtactgttgggatcagccgatccgaacagcacgctccatagaaatgaatggatgcacctggtacttccgctttgatggcggccggccgcttaaccccccgcgtgccggctacgtccattcatttctgtgggagcgtgatgttcggatcggctgatccgaacagtactcgctcatctctaaccattatTTTACATCTTAGATTTCCTATATATCAATATTAACCCTTTTTGAGAGACcccaggaaaataaaaaaaacttgcaataAGGGACAGAGGTACAAATCTATGACACATCGTCCCGGCAGGCGAGTATGAAGAGGCTTTCTGCATGGTAGAGGGTATACGAAATGAGTATAGATTTATAACGCACTCTCTGTTCATGGCCAGTTTCTTGTAAATCCcgtacaactcctttaagaaagaAGTAAATCCTATATCATCCACATTTGTGGTGTTGGTGATTGTAAAAGCCTGTTATGCCATGCATAATAGCCAAAATAATAAGGTAAGGCCTCCTATTGTATGATGTTCTAGCTAGACTATGTAATGCTTCTTTACAAAGAACAGAGGACACCGATAATTCATCTAAAGTGGGCAAGCCGGTCAAGGACTATGAGTAAGCCTCACATGTAAACATAGTGATGACTCAGCCGGCTACTAAGGACATTTCGGCTGTTTTTCCATCATGTTTAACCTGCTATGTAATTTCATAGGTGGAATTGGAAAGAGGTAAAACCCTACACATCAAAGCCCTCGCCCTGGGAGATCTGAACAAAGCCGGCCAAAGGGAAGTCTTCTTTGAGCTCAATGGTCAACTTCGTTCTGTCCTTGTTAAAGATACTCAGGCCATGAAGGTGAGTTGTTTTTTATGATATAGCTGCAATGTGTGGAGAATTGTATGATGAGCCAAAAATACTGCAACAGTGTGAAGATCTTCTCTATACAACTTGTCCAAGCAGGGCTGTGGAGACAGTAGGCCAAAGCACCAATTCCTACTCCCTTTATTATTCCAAATCGGACCCTACAATACAATATTTATTTCAATTGTACAATAATATATTTATTCTAATTATATCATGTAAAGTaatgaatgtttttattttgaGGTCAGAGTTGGCTCCATCTGTGGTGTATGTAAGGCTTAGATGGCATCTCTGAATAATCATTTCATTATCTGCTGGGCTTTCTGATCTGTAGTATTTATAGGTATGGGTTAGTAGGGATAAGGCTTTGTGCCGAGACTCTACAAGTAGGCCAAAGCTGGGCTGACCAATGCTAAATAGGTTACTATATACAGAAATGGTTTCCAGCTGCACCATCGATGGCCAAATACTATTCCTAACCCAAAGAA from Leptodactylus fuscus isolate aLepFus1 chromosome 7, aLepFus1.hap2, whole genome shotgun sequence carries:
- the PC gene encoding pyruvate carboxylase, mitochondrial, encoding MLQLRCVKGGLRFLAVSRVSVLSAAFQSSQHVEYKPIKKVLVANRGEIATRVFRACTELGIRTVAVYSEQDTGQIHRQKADEAYLIGKGLPPVQAYLHIPDIIKVALENEVDAVHPGYGFLSERSDFAQACTDAGVRFIGPSPEVVRKMGDKVEARAIAISAGVPVVPGTDAPITCLTEAKEFSNKYGFPIIFKAAYGGGGRGMRVVRSYEELEENYTRAYSEALSAFGNGALFVEKFIEKPRHIEVQILGDKHGNVIHLYERDCSIQRRHQKVVEIAPAAQLDPQLRDRLTHDSVKLAKQVGYENAGTVEFLVDKHGKHYFIEVNSRLQVEHTVTEEITDVDLVHAQIHVAEGKSLPELGLKQENIRINGCAIQCRVTTEDPARGFQPDTGRIEVFRSGEGMGIRLDSASAFQGAVISPHYDSLLVKVIAHGKDQQVAATKMNRALAEFRIRGVKTNIPFLQNVLNNHQFLHGTVDTQFIDENPDLFNLRPVQNRAQKLLHYLGHVMVNGPTTPIPVKAKPSTIDPAVPPIPMSEPPPGFRDVLLREGPEGFAKAIRKHRGLLLMDTTYRDAHQSLLATRVRTHDLKKISPFVSHNFNNLFSLENWGGATFDVAMRFLYECPWRRLQELRELIPNIPFQMLLRGANAVGYTNYPDNAVFKFCEVAKENGMDIFRVFDSLNYLPNMILGMEAAGQAGGVVEAAISYTGDVADPTRTKYTLDYYVNLAEELVKAGTHILCIKDMAGLLKPQASDMLIRALRDKFPDIPIHVHTHDTAGAGVASMLACANAGADIVDVAVDSMSGMTSQPSMGALVACTKGTDLDTGIELEKVFDYSEYWEVARGLYAAFDCTATMKSGNADVYENEIPGGQYTNLHFQAHSMGLGNKFKEVKKAYAEANKLLGDVIKVTPSSKIVGDLAQFMVHNGLSREEVETMADELSFPLSVVEYLQGYVGIPYGGFPEPLRTRVLKDLPRIEGRPGATLPAMDFTKLEEGLRSKYDDITPEDVMSAAMYPKVFEEYKDFSTQFGPVECLNTRLFLEGPNIAEEFEVELERGKTLHIKALALGDLNKAGQREVFFELNGQLRSVLVKDTQAMKEMHFHPKALKDVKGQIGAPMPGKVIDIKVKEGETIEKGQPLCVLSAMKMETLVNSPVSGTVKKIYVKPDMHLEGEDLVLEIE